The genomic region CGCGGAGCGCGTGACGCCCAGGCCCTCGTCCCGCAGGCGCTGGGGCACGTACAGCGGCGCGAAGCGGGCGTGCCGGTGGTCGTGCACGCAGCCCTCCTCCTCCAGCAGCGCGGCGGACAGCGGCAGTTCCCGCACGTTGAAGAGGAGCTTCACCGCGCCCAGGTGCGGGTCATACGGCCCGCGCAGCCGGTGGTCACCCCGGGGGACGAGGCGCCGGTCGAGGTAGCAGTACGCGCGGGCCTCGGGTGGCACCGTGCCCCGGTGGCGTGCGCCTCCGTAGCGGAAGAAGGGGCGCACGTGGCTCGCGTCCACCTCCAGCGGCGGGCCCGCCTTCAGCTCGCGCAGCTTGGGGAGCAGGGCCTCCGGCAGTCCGTGCTCGCGCGCGAAGTCAGGCAGCGCTTCCTCGCGAGTCAGGGCGAAGGCCCGCACGCGGGCCAGCAGCCGCTCCGGGTCTGCGTCCACCAGCAACTCGTCGAAGCGCGTCTTCACCCCGGGCAGGCTCACCGGGACGAGCGTGGTGAGCGGCTCGCCCTCCGCCCGCCAGCGCGCGTCCAGCTCCGTGGCCTCCTGGGACGTGGGGGCGAGGCGCCACTCGGGGGCCTCGGGTGTGAAGACCTGCCAGTCTCCGCGACGCTCGAAGCGGGGCGCGACGCGCGGGCCCGGCAGCGAGGACCACACGGTGATGCAGGTGCGGACCTGCGCTCCCTTGAAGGCGCCGGGGCCCAGGTCCGCCACCTCGCGTAGGGACAGGGTGCCCAGCAGCGCCTCGCGCAGCGGGGCGTAGAGGAAGGCGTCCAGCAGCGTCGACGGAGTGATGAAGGCGAGCACCCCCGGGCGCGACACCAGCCGGTGCGCGGCCACCAGGAGGAAGAAGGCGAAGTCATCCCGCAGGCTGGTGCCCGGGGGCAGGGCCAGCGGCAGCAGCGCGCGCAGCCGGGCGTAGGTGGACGCGTCCTTCAGCACCGACGAAGTGCCGTTGTAGGGCGGATTGCCCACCCACAGCTCGCGGTGCTCCGGCGGCGTGGCGGCGAGCAGCGGCTCCAGTCCTCCGCGCAGCGAGTCCCCCACGCGTACGTCCGCGCCGGGCACGCGGGCCTGGCAGACGCGCGCCACCTCCGGGTCCAGCTCCAGGCCGCACAGCCGCGCATCGGGCCGCAGCCGCGCAGCCGCCGCGAGGAAGGCGCCTGCGCCACAGGCGGGGTCCACCACGGTGAGCGGGCCTTCGCCCAGGTGCGTCAGCGCGAGTGCCAGCGTGCGCTCCACCAGCGGCGCGGGCGTGAAGAAGGCACCCACCGCTTTGCGGTCCAGCCCGGGGAACTGACGGACGAGCTTCTCCTCATCCACCTGCAACGGGCTGTTGGCGACGCGTCGCATCAGGTCCCCCCATCCTGGCCACCACCCTGCCGCGCGGAGGCCCACCCGCACAAATGCGCGGAAGGGAAAGACGTTGCTGTGATTTCAACGCCCGCCCACCTGCCCTGGAGTCTGAGGCCAACGCCGTCCTGCATACAAAGGCGGCCCTCCGCGCGAGGTGCCGGCGAGCTCCCCGGTTGACTCGGGCCCCGATGAGGCCGTTACCGACCCACGACGGAAGGGTGACCGCAAGTCGGATGGCGCTACCCGTCCCGTGCTGTCGGGTCATGGCCGGAGTGGCCCTGGGGTCCGACCTTGCGCCGACCATGAATACCCCCATACGCCGTGTCACCCTTCTCCGGGTGCTCGGGTGGAGTGGCCTGCTGGCCGCCCTCTTCGCGCCCGCCACTGCCTGGACCTCACCGCGCCCGCCTCCCCTGGCAGCCCTCGTCCTGTCCCAGGTGACGCCGCCCCTGGAGCTCGAGCCAGGGCAGGTGGTGGTCACCTTCACCTTCGCGGACACGCTGAAGAACCAGGTGCTCGTCGGGCCGCTGTTCGCGAAGTACGGGATGCACGCGACCTTCTACATCAGCGCGGGACGCATTGGCCGGGCTGGCTACCTCACGCTGGCCGACCTGCGCACGCTCGCGGCCGCCGGGCATGAGATTGGCGGACACACCCTCGACCACGAGGAACTGGATGACCTGCCCCTGGCGGAGCTGCGGCATCAGGTCTGTGACTGTCGGGTCGCCCTCATGGGCTTCGGGTTCCCCGTCACCTCGTTCGCCTTTCCCTTCGGCTCGGACAGTCCGCTGGCCCGGGACACGGTCATCTTCTGTGGCTACAACAACGCGCGACGGACGGGCCGCATCCGCTCTCCCACCGGATGCAACTCCTGCCCCCTGGCGGAGAGTGTCCCGCCTGCGGACCCGTACAGCATCCGCTCGCCCACCTCCATCAAGTCGGACTGGACGCTCGCGAATCTGCAGAGCCTGGTCCTCCAGGCCGAGAACGCGGGCGGCGGGTGGATCATGATTTCCCTCCACGACATCTGCACGGGCTGCGGCACCTACTCCATCACCGAGTCCCTGCTGGACTCGTACCTGGCCTGGCTCGCGCCCCGGGTGTCTCGTGGCACCTTCGTGCGCACGGCGCACCAGGTGGTCGGCGGCCCCGTGAAGCCCGCGGTTCGCGCTGATGGCGGGGTGGTCGATGCCGGCACCCCCGATGCGGGCGCGCCGGACGCAGGCGGGCCTGATGCGGGGGCTCCGGATGCGGGGGCTCCAGATGCGGGTGTGTCGGATGCCGGAGTTCCGGATGCGGGCATTCCCGACGCGGGCGTCCCGGATGGAGGCGCGCCGGACGGCGGCGGGCCCGAGCTGCTCCCGAATCCCTCGCTGGAGGTGGATGCGGATGGGGACAATGTCCCGGACTGCTGGAAGCGCACCAACGCGGGCACGTCCTCCGGAGGCTGGAGCCGCACGACGGACGCTCACAGCGGGAGCTGGGCGCAGCGGGTGAGCATCACCAGTCTGTCCAGCGGCGCGGAGCGT from Pyxidicoccus trucidator harbors:
- a CDS encoding N-6 DNA methylase: MRRVANSPLQVDEEKLVRQFPGLDRKAVGAFFTPAPLVERTLALALTHLGEGPLTVVDPACGAGAFLAAAARLRPDARLCGLELDPEVARVCQARVPGADVRVGDSLRGGLEPLLAATPPEHRELWVGNPPYNGTSSVLKDASTYARLRALLPLALPPGTSLRDDFAFFLLVAAHRLVSRPGVLAFITPSTLLDAFLYAPLREALLGTLSLREVADLGPGAFKGAQVRTCITVWSSLPGPRVAPRFERRGDWQVFTPEAPEWRLAPTSQEATELDARWRAEGEPLTTLVPVSLPGVKTRFDELLVDADPERLLARVRAFALTREEALPDFAREHGLPEALLPKLRELKAGPPLEVDASHVRPFFRYGGARHRGTVPPEARAYCYLDRRLVPRGDHRLRGPYDPHLGAVKLLFNVRELPLSAALLEEEGCVHDHRHARFAPLYVPQRLRDEGLGVTRSASTLSELGPLVPNLSPRGQAWAETLGGPLPAFRALVAFLNGPEVQDIWAPAFGASRVVPVPLAKQ
- a CDS encoding polysaccharide deacetylase family protein; protein product: MNTPIRRVTLLRVLGWSGLLAALFAPATAWTSPRPPPLAALVLSQVTPPLELEPGQVVVTFTFADTLKNQVLVGPLFAKYGMHATFYISAGRIGRAGYLTLADLRTLAAAGHEIGGHTLDHEELDDLPLAELRHQVCDCRVALMGFGFPVTSFAFPFGSDSPLARDTVIFCGYNNARRTGRIRSPTGCNSCPLAESVPPADPYSIRSPTSIKSDWTLANLQSLVLQAENAGGGWIMISLHDICTGCGTYSITESLLDSYLAWLAPRVSRGTFVRTAHQVVGGPVKPAVRADGGVVDAGTPDAGAPDAGGPDAGAPDAGAPDAGVSDAGVPDAGIPDAGVPDGGAPDGGGPELLPNPSLEVDADGDNVPDCWKRTNAGTSSGGWSRTTDAHSGSWAQRVSITSLSSGAERRLEVRQDFGPCAPSVVTGHRYRVSAWYKTAARAGFRAFYRTSTGWVAWAAGPDLPTSASYRSGEWLTPPVPSGALAVSVALALRAPGMLFMDTFSLVDLGVSTPASTLTVMAPRGGESLPEGMPVELRWSSTGPEESVDLSWSPDLGSTWAPVASGVPNTGRFTWMVPEVLTTRGLLRVARQTAPPMSDVSDGPFSIYLPALGRVVRFGDAWRYEASGVDPGPGWFLPDFEDSHWSTGPGELGYGDGDEGTVLLRTFSAQSSVYFRKKVTLTGPVSSVTMRIRYDDGVAVWVNGTHVFSRDVDSGLAHGDYASASTDNAVADVVLPASAFVAGENTVAVMVKQVNSESPDLSFDLQLDVVAAPGGE